CGCCGTATCCCCCGGCCGCTCGTCCATCCCGCTCGTCAAAGCAACGACATCCTGTTCAAGCGAGAAAAGGTTCATCTCTTGCACGGGCGTGCTGTCAAAGACGTGCTGAAGAAGCCGGTCCAGGACCCGTTTCACCGGAACGACGAATTGTGATCCGTTGTAGGAATCTTCAACCAGCAACTCTCCTTCCGTTCCCTGATGAATCAAGCGCAAGAGTCTCAGCCGGTATTTATCGTAAAAAATGTTGTGACGTTTGAGGCCCGCTACCAGCTCCGCATTTTCGCGGCGAATGAATTCTCGAATCTCCGCCTCTGGCGCCCGCCGCCGCTCCATCAACTTAAGATTATGGAGGACCTTGCTGCAATAGCGGTCAATGAGCTGGATTTTTACGTGAAGCTCGCTCAACGCGCTGAGGAACTCCCCCATCATGTAGACATAGTCGAAGAAGACGAGCCGGAAGTGAAGCCCGTTAATGAGCGAAGGTGCAACAGCTTCCATTGCCTCAAATGCCGAGGATCGTTGTAATCCGGGTTTGCGGAGAAGAGGCGCGGGATCTCTTCTCCGCATCTATCCCGATCAGTTAGGACGGCTGAAGAGCTTGACGAAGCGATCGCCGATGTCCTCGATGTCGCGGATCTCATCATCGGTGAGGCCGGTAGGGATACCGGCTTCCGCCGCTGCCCGCACTGTTGCCACCGCCGCGGCGCTCAGAGCCGAGGTGAGCTGCACAAAGTGGGGCGATGGCGTCCCGCAGGTGCTGCCGCACCCTCCGTTGCTCCCCACCGATTGCAGGACCGGCAGCCGAATCTGCCGCTCCGCGCTCGTCGTCAGCTCCTGCCACTCGAGGTAATTGTAGACGCAGCCCGGATCACCCGCTTGAATGTCTCCCGTGTAAGAGAGCGAGCGCGCCCGACAGCCGCCGCAATAATGCTTGTAATCGCAGACGCCACAGTGATCTCCCCGATCATCCCGGTCCTGCAACGTGTGGAACAGGGCATTATCCCAGATCTCCTTGAAGCTCTGCCGGCGGATGTCGCCCACTTCCTCCGAGGGGATGTAAACACAGGCATTGATGATACCGTTAGGCTGGATAGAACAGTAGCACCGTCCAGCTCCACAGCCACCGATATAGCGCGACAGGACCATGGTCTTGCGTCCTTCGCCCTTGCCGGCATGCCCGGTGGCGAAGAAGCCATCGTCCGATCCATAGACGATACAGGATCGGCCAAACTGCGGGGCCGTCGAAATGATATTGATCTTCCCCTCTTGCAAATGCCGCTGGAGCTTCCGCATGAGCAACTCCCGCTGGCTCGGCGTCAGATCGTGGTGCATGATCTCCTTGCCGCGTCCCACCGGGATGAAGTTGAAATGGGCAAACGTCTTGCACCCCAGGTCAATGGCAAATTGTATGACATCATCCACCGTGTGCACCGTCTCCCGCGTGAAGCAGGTCGCCATCCCGGTGCGGATGCCCGCCGCGACAGAATTCTTGATGCCTTGAATCGAACGCGCCCAGGCTCCCTTCATCCCGCGAAACTCATCGTGCTCCTCCGGATTGAGGCTGTCAATGCTCACCTCAATGTATTTCACTCCAGCTTCCTTCAATCGGGCGCACATCTCCGGCGTGAGCAGCATTCCATTGGTGGCAATCGTCACATGGAAGCCACGCTCACGGCACTTGGCCAGCACTTCCCACAGATCACGGGCAATAAGTGGCTCCCCTCCGGCGAATGCCACAAATGGAACCCACTCATCGGCCATCTGATCGAGCAGATCGAGTTTCTCCTCGGTCGTTAACTCATCGGCCAGAGGCTTATGCTTGGCATCCTGATAACAATGCTTGCAGGTCAGATTACATGCCTGCGTGATGTTCCATACCGTAAACAATGGCGCGGTAAATCGCTGCGGCACCGTCAACCCATAGGTGCCGATGCTCTTGGCCGTCAGCACCAACGATTTCACCGTGGGCGGGTGATGAAACAGATGCTGCTTCATCGTCTCCTTATCCAATCCCGCCCGCTTTAAGGCCAGGTCAATTATGGCCGTCGGCACTGCCCATCGCAGCCTTTCCCACCAGCTCAGATGGGGATTATCGTAGTTTTCGCACAGTCGTTGAAGAAAACACTTGCCATCTCGATCCCTCTTGGTGATCTTCAGCAGGACCTTTCGCACATGCGGATTGGACAAGATGTCCTCCAGGGCATGATGCACGCGTGGCAAGCTGGCCGTCACCCGGCTCGCTTGCGGTCGCTTATAGGTCATTACCTTTTGCGATGTGTTTTTGATATACATAGGCTCGTCTCTCCTCCGTAGGATTACGGCAGATAGCCACCCAAAATCATCGGTCACCAGATGGTGAACCTCTTTCAGGTGACAACCTGCGCGCTGAGGCGATCACCTTTCCTTTCCAGCAATAAGAGGAACGAGGTGAGCGCAATCATGTGCGATCCCTCCCATCCGGCGAAAAGTTGAAGTTCTATTTAGCCAGAATGTCATTTCCATGTCAAGGATTTTCTTATCAATTTCGTTTACAAAATGTCCCCCGCCAGAATCGTCAGAATCCGAAGACGAATTTCGCTCGAAACACCCGCCCCACTCCGTTGAAGAAACTCCCAAAGAGCGGGCTGGCAACGTTGTTTTGCACGTCTCGCGGATTGAAGTGATTGAGGATATTGAAAATCTTTACGCCCGCCCGGAAGCGATACTTCTTTCCCCGAAACGGTATGACCAGTCCCTTGGTCATCTGGAGATCAAGCGAGGCA
The sequence above is a segment of the Blastocatellia bacterium genome. Coding sequences within it:
- a CDS encoding radical SAM protein is translated as MYIKNTSQKVMTYKRPQASRVTASLPRVHHALEDILSNPHVRKVLLKITKRDRDGKCFLQRLCENYDNPHLSWWERLRWAVPTAIIDLALKRAGLDKETMKQHLFHHPPTVKSLVLTAKSIGTYGLTVPQRFTAPLFTVWNITQACNLTCKHCYQDAKHKPLADELTTEEKLDLLDQMADEWVPFVAFAGGEPLIARDLWEVLAKCRERGFHVTIATNGMLLTPEMCARLKEAGVKYIEVSIDSLNPEEHDEFRGMKGAWARSIQGIKNSVAAGIRTGMATCFTRETVHTVDDVIQFAIDLGCKTFAHFNFIPVGRGKEIMHHDLTPSQRELLMRKLQRHLQEGKINIISTAPQFGRSCIVYGSDDGFFATGHAGKGEGRKTMVLSRYIGGCGAGRCYCSIQPNGIINACVYIPSEEVGDIRRQSFKEIWDNALFHTLQDRDDRGDHCGVCDYKHYCGGCRARSLSYTGDIQAGDPGCVYNYLEWQELTTSAERQIRLPVLQSVGSNGGCGSTCGTPSPHFVQLTSALSAAAVATVRAAAEAGIPTGLTDDEIRDIEDIGDRFVKLFSRPN